One Fusarium oxysporum f. sp. lycopersici 4287 chromosome 8, whole genome shotgun sequence genomic region harbors:
- a CDS encoding 2-oxoisovalerate dehydrogenase E1 component, beta subunit, with product MKHRVIHQFKRAHVVSNPSTARLSLALPVGRKCYSTHPPNAKLNLPVDYGTTPLLAHNSQAALSHKELPESIRNGPTKKMNLFQAINDAMGIALAEDESVVIFGEDVAFGGVFRCTMNLAETHGAERVFNTPLTEQGIMGFGIGLAAEGMRPIAEIQFADYVYPAFDQLVNEAAKFRYRDGSCGRSVGGLTVRMPCGGVGHGGLYHSQSPESLFTHIPGLKVIMPRSPAQAKGLLLAAIRSNDPCVFMEPKILYRAAVEQVPVGSYELPLSKAEILKEGKDVTIVSYGQPLYLCQNAIKQAEQDLGISVELIDLRTLYPWDKQTVLQSVRKTGRVMVVHEAMVNAGIGAEVAATIQEDHDTFLRLEAPVARVAGWSIHSPLLYEKFNVPDVARIYDNIKKLLNY from the exons ATGAAGCATCGTGTTATTCACCAATTCAAGAGGGCACACGTCGTCAGCAATCCTTCGACTGCACGACTCTCACTTGCGCTTCCTGTAGGACGAAAGTGCTACTCGACACATCCGCCTAATGCCAAACTAAATCTGCCTGTCGACTATGGCACGACTCCTCTCCTCGCACATAACTCACAGGCTGCTTTGAGCCACAAGGAGCTACCTGAAAGCATTCGAAATGGGccgaccaagaagatgaaccTGTTTCAGGCCATCAACGACGCGATGGGAATTGCACTAGCTGAGGATGAGTCTGTTGTCATTTTCGGAGAGGATGTTGcttttggtggtgttttCAGATGTACTATGAACCTTGCCGAAACCCATGGTGCTGAGAGAGTATTCAATACTCCCCTTACAGAACAGGGTATCATGGGATTCGGTATTGGTCTTGCTGCGGAAGGCATGCGACCTATCGCTGAGATTCAATTTGCCGACTACGTCTACCCAGCTTTCGATCAATTAGTCAACGAGGCCGCCAAATTCAGATATCGTGACGGGTCCTGCGGGCGAAGCGTGGGTGGCTTGACCGTACGAATGCCCTGCGGTGGTGTTGGTCACGGAGGTCTCTACCATTCACAATCTCCCGAGAGTTTGTTTACACATATCCCTGGGCTGAAGGTCATCATGCCAAGATCGCCAGCTCAAGCTAAGGGTCTTCTCCTGGCCGCAATTCGCAGCAACGATCCCTGCGTGTTTATGGAGCCCAAGATCCTGTACCGCGCCGCCGTCGAGCAAGTCCCTGTTGGTTCATACGAACTCCCGTTATCGAAGGCTGAGATTCTCAAGGAAGGCAAGGATGTCACAATTGTCTCATACGGTCAACCTCTCTACCTATGCCAGAACGCCATCAAGCAGGCAGAGCAGGATCTGGGCATCTCTGTTGAGTTGATCGATCTTCGAACTCTGTATCCATGGGATAAGCAGACCGTACTCCAGAGTGTTCGCAAGACAGGACGAGTCATGGTTGTCCACGAAGCTATGGTGAATGCAGGTATTGGTGCTGAAGTGGCCGCGACCattcaagaagatcatgatacATTCCTGCGATTAGAGGCACCTGTCGCTCGGGTTGCTGGGTGGAGTATTCACTCGCCTTTGCTATATGAGAAGTTTAATGTTCCTGACGTTGCAA GAATATATGATAATATCAAGAAGTTATTGAACTACTAG
- a CDS encoding F-actin-capping protein subunit alpha (At least one base has a quality score < 10), translating to MSDLETVSAFVEGAPPGELADVIADIKSLTLETSPDIISNLGPAFEKYNEEQFVTVKLPGSSQPVIISSHNSLGDGRYYDVESSSSFAFDHTTQKASAVQSHVLEGAQADLVKSTLKSIGPYVDEHFANAAHGVYPIESDSKIAIVIVGNKYSPNNFWNGRWRSLYILDPSSGALEGSLKVDVHYYEDGNVRLLTNKPVSSTISSVNGASIVREISTTERKYQEELNKGFVSLSEGAFKGLRRQLPVTRQKIEWDRVTSYRLGQDIGGGSSRR from the exons ATGTCGGATCTAGAGACTGTTTCTGCCTTTGTCGAGGGAGCTCCTCCGGGAGAG CTCGCAGATGTTATCGCAG ATATCAAGTCCCTCACCCTCGAAACCTCGCCCGATATCATTTCCAACCTCGGTCCCGCATTCGAAAAGTACAATGAGGAGCAGTTTGTTACGGTGAAGCTGCCTGGTAGCAGCCAACCA GTGATTATTAGCTCTCACAACTCGCTTGGAGACGGCCGATATTACGATGTTGAGAGCTCTTCCAGCTTTGCTTTCGACCACACTACGCAG AAAGCTAGTGCCGTGCAAAGCCATGTTCTGGAAGGAGCTCAAGCGGATCTTGT CAAATCCACCCTCAAGAGTATCGGACCCTACGTTGATGAGCACTTCGCCAATGCTGCGCACGGAGTCTACCCAATCGAGTCGGACTCCAAAATTGCGATCGTTATTGTTGGCAACAAATATAGCCCCAACAACTTCTG GAACGGACGCTGGCGGTCGCTTTACATTCTTGACCCATCTTCCGGAGCTCTCGAGGGCTCCCTAAAGGTTGACGTGCACTATTACGAAGACGGCAACGTTCGTCTGCTCACCAACAAACCCGTTTCCAGCACCATTTCCTCCGTCAACGGCGCCAGTATCGTCAGAGAGATCTCGACCACAGAGAGAAAGTATCAGGAGGAGCTGAACAAGGGCTTCGTGAGCCTCAGTGAGGGAGCCTTCAAGGGTTTGCGACGACAGCTCCCTGTGACGAGACAGAAAATTGAGTGGGATCGCGTGACGAGCTACAGGCTGGGTCAAGATATTGGTGGTGGAAGCTCGAGGCGATAG
- a CDS encoding cytochrome-b5 reductase yields the protein MSAKKEFTMQDVAEHNTSSDIYMVVHDKVYDCTKFLDEHPGGEEVMLDVAGQDATEAFEDVGHSDEAREVLDGLLVGELKRLPGDEGPKRQIANSNQGSGKSDPAGSSLNTYAIVVAVGFIAYIAYNYLQKQQEAQGQASA from the exons ATGTCCGCGAAGAAGGAGTTCACCATGCAGGATGTTGCTGAGCACAACACCTCCAGCGACATCTACATGGTTGTTCACGACAAGGTCTACGACTGCACCAAGTTCCTCGACGAGCACCC CGGTGGTGAGGAGGTCATGCTCGACGTTGCCGGCCAGGATGCCACCGAGGCTTTCGAGGATGTTGGCCACAGTGACGAGGCCCGAGAGGTTCTCGACGGTCTTCTCGTCGGTGAACTCAAGCGTCTG CCTGGTGACGAGGGCCCCAAGCGCCAGATCGCCAACTCGAACCAGGGAAGCGGCAAGTCTGATCCCGCCGGCTCCAGCTTGAACACATACGCCATTGTTGTCGCCGTTGGTTTCATCGCCTACATTGCCTACAACTATCTCCAGAAGCAGCAAGAggctcaaggccaagccTCCGCATAA
- a CDS encoding transcription initiation factor TFIIE subunit beta, which yields MSSYLERQANAFKGTLSAAATKISNPSTNKASSLAVPSLAPPSPSPSAASDPNTPTAKRKRDAGPEVPYSQPQLTGYGAGVKTQMTYAVDYLKKKGDAKTITDIIDHLSLRNFDDEHKRQLAEGLRGHPRVEWKPDANLSEQTWKTGTYVHRPIIPGVKDATSLLAHLQAKTDASGVSVKDLKDGWPDCEDTISALEREHRILVVRTKKDNIPRYVWPNDPSLHHKVQPEFQSMWQRVQLPPLEEMHRKLTSVGQKPTSEDPRKAKDGQANKPKAQKRRKGNRIGKATNVHMAHLMQDYSGMRR from the coding sequence ATGTCGTCCTATCTCGAAAGGCAGGCAAATGCTTTCAAGGGCACCCTTTCAGCAGCCGCGACAAAGATCTCAAATCCATCAACAAACAAGGCCTCATCTCTCGCCGTCCCTTCGCTTGCTCCTCCCTCGCCATCTCCTTCAGCAGCCTCCGATCCAAATACTCCCACCGCCAAGCGAAAACGAGATGCAGGCCCCGAGGTGCCCTACTCTCAGCCGCAGCTCACAGGCTATGGTGCTGGGGTCAAGACGCAAATGACCTATGCTGTCGATTACCTGAAAAAGAAGGGCGACGCAAAGACCATCACGGATATTATCGACCATCTGAGTTTGAGGAATTTTGACGATGAGCACAAGCGACAACTTGCGGAAGGTCTACGGGGCCATCCCCGTGTAGAGTGGAAGCCTGATGCGAACCTCAGCGAACAGACCTGGAAGACTGGTACCTATGTCCACCGACCTATCATTCCTGGAGTCAAGGACGCAACCAGCCTTCTCGCTCATCTTCAAGCCAAGACAGACGCCTCAGGCGTGTCAGTAAAGGACCTCAAGGACGGCTGGCCCGACTGCGAAGACACAATATCAGCGCTCGAGCGCGAGCACAGGATCCTAGTAGTGCGCACCAAAAAGGATAACATCCCGCGCTACGTTTGGCCCAATGATCCGTCGCTACACCACAAGGTCCAGCCAGAGTTCCAGAGCATGTGGCAGCGTGTGCAACTACCACCCCTCGAGGAGATGCACCGAAAGCTTACGAGCGTCGGACAAAAGCCTACAAGCGAAGATCCCCGCAAGGCAAAGGATGGACAGGCCAACAAGCCCAAGGCTCAGAAGCGTCGCAAGGGCAACAGGATCGGCAAGGCAACCAACGTGCACATGGCGCATCTCATGCAAGACTACAGTGGCATGCGACGATAG
- a CDS encoding methionyl-tRNA synthetase, with protein sequence MASKSPVLPEEGKRNILITSALPYVNNIPHLGNIIGSVLSADVFSRYCRARGWNTIYVCGSDEYGTATETKALEEGLSPADLCAKYHALHKGVYDWFRIDFDIFGRTPTQQQTQIVQQIFKELWKNGYIEERETTQPFCSDPAHGKFLADRFVEGECSICHDLGARGDQCDACGSLLDPFEPDREPSTSDDDHVEAKATGFLINPRCKVDGTTPEKRKTKHLFLRLDAVKDLLVPWFHKSSKEGDWSTNCISITQSWIDKGLLPRGITRDLKWGVPIPKDLEGLSNEEYAEKVFYVWFDACIGYVSITKNLVDGDNLDGTNWEKWWKNPENVKLYQFMGKDNVPFHTIIFPASQLGTGENWTKVHKMSTTEYLNYEGGKFSKSRGVGVFGNTAKETGVDPDVWRYYLLSRRPESADSEFKWQEFIDCNNNDLLKNLGNLNQRILKFTQAKLDGVVPDYTKYTDERLEEHKKEVNEALKTFISQFDAIKLRAGLATVMHISALGNKLLQDSKLNNQLLADEPDRCAAVIGLGINHLQLLASIVHPYMPSTSEAILEQIGSPGLISIPETWSGDLVKPGQKIGEPKLLFTQIPASKLDEWREAFGGEEIRKQKALEAEKAAAKKAAKDKKKQKKLALRQAEKAGEASTEEKPAKEKSAEEKKSVEASAVDLLPDSKPSET encoded by the exons ATGGCTTCAAAATCACCCGTTCTGCCCGAGGAGGGCAAGCGCAACATCCTAATTACCAGTGCCCTTCCCTACGTCAACAACATTCCCCATCTGGGCAACATCATCGGCAGTGTTCTCTCCGCCGATGTCTTTTCTCGCTATTGCAGAGCACGAGGCTGGAACACCATCTACGTTTGTGGTTCCGACGAGTACGGTACTGCTACCGAGACAAAGGCTCTCGAGGAAGGACTTTCGCCCGCCGACCTTTGCGCCAAGTATCACGCCCTTCACAAGGGAGTCTACGATTGGTTCCGAATTGACTTCGACATCTTCGGCCGAACACCCACCCAACAACAGACGCAGATTGTGCAGCAGATTTTCAAGGAGCTTTGGAAGAATGGTTATATTGAGGAGCGAGAGACTACTCAACCTTTTTGTTCGGATCCTGCCCATGGCAAGTTCCTCGCAGATCGATTCGTCGAGGGAGAATGCAGCATTTGCCATGATCTCGGAGCCCGTGGAGATCAATGCGATGCCTGCGGTAGTCTTCTCGACCCATTTGAGCCCGATCGCGAGCCCAGCACCTCTGATGATGACCATGTAGAGGCCAAAGCGACTGGTTTCCTGATCAACCCCCGCTGCAAGGTCGATGGAACCACCCCCGAGAAGCGAAAGACGAAGCACCTTTTCCTTCGTCTAGATGCGGTTAAGGACTTGCTCGTTCCCTGGTTCCACAAGAGCAGCAAGGAGGGAGACTGGAGCACAAATTGTATTTCCATCACCCAGTCATGGATCGACAAGGGACTCCTTCCCCGTGGTATCACTCGAGACCTCAAGTGGGGTGTTCCTATTCCTAAGGATCTCGAAGGTTTGAGTAATGAGGAGTATGCGGAGAAGGTCTTCTATGTTTGGTTCGATGCTTGCATTGGCTACGTCTCTATTACCAAGAACTTGGTTGATGGCGATAACTTGGATGGCACGAACTGGGAGAAGTGGTGGAAGAACCCTGAGAACGTCAAGCTTTACCAGTTCATGGGTAAGGACAACGTGCC ATTCCACACTATCATCTTCCCTGCCTCTCAACTTGGAACAGGAGAGAACTGGACCAAGGTCCACAAGATGTCGACAACCGAATATCTCAACTACGAGGGCGGAAAGTTCAGCAAGTCCCGCGGCGTTGGAGTTTTTGGAAACACTGCTAAAGAGACTGGCGTTGATCCTGATGTTTGGCGATACTACCTTCTATCCAGGCGGCCTGAGTCCGCTGACTCTGAGTTCAAATGGCAAGAGTTCATTGACTGCAACAACAacgatcttctcaagaaccttgGCAACTTGAACCAACGAATCCTCAAGTTCACTCAGGCCAAGTTGGATGGTGTCGTTCCCGACTACACAAAATACACCGACGAGCGGCTAGAGGAACATAAGAAGGAAGTGAACGAGGCCCTCAAAACCTTTATCTCACAGTTCGATGCCATCAAGCTCCGCGCTGGCCTTGCCACTGTTATGCACATCTCCGCCCTTGGCAACAAACTTCTGCAGGACAGCAAGCTGAACAACCAGCTTCTGGCTGATGAGCCAGACCGTTGTGCTGCTGTAATTGGTCTCGGTATTAACCATCTCCAGCTCCTTGCAAGCATCGTTCATCCTTATATGCCCTCTACTTCCGAGGCCATCCTGGAGCAGATCGGCAGCCCTGGCTTGATCTCCATTCCTGAGACATGGTCAGGAGACCTCGTCAAGCCCGGCCAAAAGATTGGCGAGCCTAAGCTTCTCTTCACACAGATCCCCGCATCTAAGCTTGATGAGTGGCGTGAGGCCTTTGGTGGTGAGGAGATCCGAAAGCAAAAGGCCCTCGAGGCGGAGAAGGCGGCGGCGAAGAAGGCTGCtaaggacaagaagaagcaaaagaagcTCGCTCTTCGTCAAGCTGAGAAGGCAGGTGAAGCTTCCACCGAGGAGAAGCCTGCCAAGGAGAAGTCCGCAGAGGAAAAGAAGTCTGTTGAGGCCTCTGCTGTTGATTTGCTTCCCGACAGCAAGCCCTCTGAGACATAG
- a CDS encoding methylene-fatty-acyl-phospholipid synthase, with protein sequence MALGLKDFVDYVDYDKQSLYISAASIAFNPLFWNIVARQEYHNKLLTKIFGGNSQVACYALAATIFSLGMIRDFIFKTAIAEQPTHPALVSDFIQAAAVALFIVGNVLVVSSTWRLGITGTFLGDYFGILMDEMVTGFPFNVTGSPMYTGSTCSFLATAMWYGKPAGILLTLWVDVVYRIALKFEDPFTSEIYAKRERERAAGKKSN encoded by the exons ATGGCTCTTGGTTTGAAAGACTTTGTCGACTATGTCGACTATGACAAGCAGAGCTTGTACA tCTCTGCTGCCTCCATCGCCTTCAACCCTCTCTTCTGGAA cATCGTCGCCCGTCAAG AATACCACAACAAGCTTCTGACCAAGATTTTCGGCGGTAACTCCCAAGTTGCCTGCTATGCCCTTGCTGCCACTATCTTCTCTCTCGGTATGATTCGCGACTTTATCTTCAAGACTGCCATCGCCGAACAACCCACGCATCCCGCTCTTGTCAGCGACTTCATTCAGGCCGCCGCTGTTGCTCTGTTTATCGTTGGTAACGTCCTGGTCGTCTCTTCAACCTGGCGACTAGGCATTACTGGCACTTTCCTCGGTGACTACTTTGGCATTCTCATGGACGAGATGGTGACTGGCTTTCCCTTCAACGTGACCGGTTCTCCTATGTACACTGGCTCTACCTGCAGCTTCCTCGCTACCGCCATGTGGTATGGCAAGCCTGCCGGTATCCTGCTCACATTGTGGGTCGATGTTGTCTACAGGATCGCTCTGAAATTTGAGGACCCGTTCACTTCTGAAATCTACGCCAAGCGTGAGCGTGAGCGTGCTGCTGGAAAGAAGTCCAACTAA